One Alnus glutinosa chromosome 3, dhAlnGlut1.1, whole genome shotgun sequence genomic region harbors:
- the LOC133863776 gene encoding uncharacterized protein LOC133863776, with product MSVLAKTDSEVSSLSQSSPGRSPRRPVYYVQSPSRDSHDGEKTTNSFHSTPVLSPMGSPPHSHSNSSLGPHSRESSSTRFSASFKPGSRKNNGSQRKGWKPRKDQFDAIEEEGLLNDEDGRHGLTTRRCYLLAFLVGFFVLFSSFSLILWGASRPQKPIITMKSMLFDQFVIQAGEDFSGVATNMVSMNSTVTLTFRNTATFFGVHVTSIPLDLYYSQLIVASGTISKFYQSRKSQRSITVMLKGSSIPLYGGGASLGSLNGAPIEQVPLTLNFMVRSKAYVLGKLVKPRFYRRVECSVVMDPKQMNMAISLKNKCTYK from the exons ATGTCAGTTCTAGCCAAGACAGACTCAGAGGTAAGCAGCCTGAGCCAGTCCTCGCCGGGACGGTCCCCCCGCAGGCCGGTCTACTACGTGCAGAGTCCTTCAAGGGACTCCCACGATGGCGAGAAGACGACCAACTCGTTCCACTCCACTCCAGTGCTCAGCCCCATGGGCTCCCCTCCACACTCCCACTCCAACTCTTCTCTCGGCCCCCACTCCCGGGAGTCCTCCTCCACTCGCTTCTCCGCCTCCTTCAAGCCCGGCTCCCGCAAGAACAACGGCTCCCAGAGGAAGGGTTGGAAGCCCCGGAAGGATCAGTTTGATGCCATTGAAGAAGAAGGCCTTCTCAACGACGAGGATGGGAGACATGGCCTGACCACTCGTCGCTGCTATTTACTTGCTTTCCTTGTTGGCTTCTTTgtgcttttctcttccttttctttgatTCTCTGGGGTGCAAGTCGTCCCCAGAAACCCATCATCACTATGAAG AGCATGTTATTTGATCAGTTTGTAATTCAAGCGGGTGAGGATTTCTCAGGAGTTGCAACTAACATGGTGTCCATGAATTCCACAGTGACGCTCACATTTCGTAACACTGCAACATTTTTCGGGGTCCATGTGACATCAATTCCTTTAGATCTCTACTATTCTCAACTCATTGTAGCCTCTGGAACC ATAAGTAAGTTTTATCAATCACGAAAGAGCCAGAGATCAATAACAGTCATGCTGAAGGGAAGCAGTATCCCATTGTATGGAGGGGGAGCTAGCTTGGGCAGTTTGAATGGCGCACCAATTGAGCAAGTGCCACTGACACTTAACTTCATGGTTCGGTCGAAAGCCTATGTTTTGGGTAAACTGGTGAAGCCCAGGTTCTACAGGAGGGTTGAGTGTTCGGTGGTTATGGATCCCAAACAGATGAATATGGCCATTTCTCTCAAGAACAAGTGCACTTACAAGTGA
- the LOC133863772 gene encoding subtilisin-like protease SBT1.9 has translation MATLTLQALCSILLTISHLSSNLAETKTYIIHMDSSAIPKVFSSHQSWYLATLSSISVNLKTTTTTTSRLIYAYTSSIHGFTASLTLSELEALQKSPGYISYTHDRPLTMHTTHTSQFLGLSSLSGAWPSSNYGQGVIIGLVDTGIWPESESFKDDGMTQIPSRWKGECVPGTQFNASLCNKKLIGARFYNKGLLANNPNVNISMKSPRDTSGHGTHTSSTAAGNYVKGASFFGYATGTASGMAPRARIAMYKAAWRYGVYSSDVLAAIDQAIQDGVDILSLSLGFSLDGNSLVDDPIAIATFAAMEKGVVIVASAGNDGPLYGTLNNGAPWVLTVGSGTIDRKFEGILTLGNGMQITFVSLYTGNSSLSQLPLVFMDGCQSVEEMRKNKNKIVVCKDNLSIGTQVKNAESARVLHGVVFISSYSLSEFYTQTSFPTAFIGLRDGQTVIDYIQKNGNPRGSLIYQKTVTGTKPAPMVDSYSSRGPFPGCPIVLKPDVLAPGSLVLASWSPISAVAEVQSRPLFSNFSLESGTSMATPHAAGVAALIKEVHPDWSPAAILSALVTTASSLDNTFSPIKNKADNEPPASPLDMGAGHIDPNKALDPGLVYDATVEDYIKLLCAMNYTATQIRIITRSTHNCVNRSLDLNYPSFIAFFNDYDSNSDAKVVQEFWRTVTNVGEAWSSYTAELTAVNGLKVKVEPEKLIFKHKYEKQRYKLSLEGPKFLKEAVVHGSLSWVDDRGKYVVRSPVAATNLVPESLLKA, from the coding sequence ATGGCTACTCTAACTCTGCAAGCTCTTTGTTCAATTCTACTGACTATATCCCACCTCTCCTCCAATTTGGCAGAGACTAAGACATATATAATTCACATGGATTCATCAGCCATTCCCAAAGTCTTCTCGAGCCACCAGAGCTGGTACTTGGCCACCCTTTCTTCCATATCAGTCAATCTCAAAACAACCACCACTACCACCTCTAGACTGATCTATGCTTACACCAGCTCAATTCACGGCTTTACTGCATCTCTCACTCTTTCCGAGCTTGAGGCTCTACAGAAGTCCCCTGGCTATATTTCTTATACCCATGATCGTCCTCTTACCATGCACACAACCCACACTTCTCAATTCCTTGGTCTAAGTTCTCTCTCTGGTGCATGGCCATCTTCCAATTACGGGCAGGGTGTCATAATTGGTTTAGTTGACACTGGAATTTGGCCCGAGAGTGAGAGTTTCAAAGATGATGGAATGACTCAAATTCCATCTAGATGGAAAGGAGAATGTGTGCCCGGCACCCAATTCAATGCTTCCTTGTGCAACAAGAAGCTTATTGGCGCTCGGTTTTACAACAAGGGTCTACTTGCTAACAATCCCAACGTGAACATTTCCATGAAATCTCCCCGTGATACGAGCGGGCATGGAACACATACTTCATCCACAGCTGCAGGCAACTATGTAAAAGGCGCATCCTTTTTTGGTTATGCCACTGGTACTGCTAGCGGCATGGCTCCACGGGCCAGAATAGCCATGTACAAAGCAGCTTGGAGATATGGGGTCTACTCATCCGATGTTCTTGCTGCAATAGACCAGGCAATTCAAGATGGGGTGGATATACTGTCCCTGTCATTGGGTTTTAGCTTGGATGGTAATTCCTTGGTTGATGATCCTATTGCAATAGCCACTTTTGCAGCCATGGAAAAGGGTGTAGTAATTGTTGCTTCGGCAGGAAATGATGGGCCTCTGTATGGTACTTTAAACAATGGAGCGCCATGGGTTCTAACTGTTGGTTCGGGTACTATTGATCGTAAATTTGAAGGGATCCTTACTTTGGGAAATGGTATGCAAATCACCTTTGTGTCCTTGTATACGGGGAATTCTTCTCTAAGCCAGCTGCCTCTTGTTTTCATGGATGGCTGCCAAAGTGTGGAGGAAatgaggaaaaataaaaacaagattgTTGTGTGCAAAGACAATCTTAGTATAGGCACTCAAGTAAAAAATGCAGAGTCTGCTAGAGTACTTCATGGAGTTGTCTTCATTTCCAGTTATTCTTTATCCGAATTCTACACACAAACCTCATTTCCAACAGCATTTATTGGTCTGCGAGATGGCCAAACTGTAATAGACTACATACAGAAGAACGGCAATCCAAGAGGAAGCTTGATATATCAAAAGACAGTTACTGGCACAAAGCCAGCACCAATGGTGGATAGCTATAGCTCCAGGGGGCCATTCCCCGGCTGCCCCATTGTCCTAAAGCCAGACGTCCTGGCCCCTGGCTCATTGGTTTTAGCATCATGGTCTCCAATCAGTGCAGTTGCTGAGGTTCAATCACGTCCTTTGTTTAGCAACTTCAGTCTTGAGTCAGGCACCTCAATGGCTACCCCTCATGCGGCTGGTGTAGCTGCCCTAATAAAAGAAGTGCACCCAGATTGGAGTCCTGCGGCCATCCTGTCTGCCCTAGTGACCACAGCAAGCTCATTAGACAACACGTTTAGccccataaaaaataaagcagACAACGAGCCGCCAGCCAGCCCTCTAGACATGGGAGCCGGCCACATTGATCCCAACAAGGCACTTGATCCTGGACTTGTCTATGATGCAACAGTAGAGGACTACATAAAGCTTCTCTGTGCAATGAATTACACGGCAACACAAATTAGAATCATCACAAGGTCCACACACAATTGTGTGAACAGGTCTCTGGATCTTAATTACCCGTCTTTCATTGCTTTCTTTAATGATTATGATTCGAATTCGGATGCAAAAGTTGTTCAAGAATTTTGGAGAACAGTGACTAATGTTGGAGAGGCATGGTCGAGTTATACTGCAGAATTAACCGCAGTAAATGGTTTAAAGGTGAAGGTGGAGCCAGAGAAGCTAATTTTCAAGCACAAGTATGAAAAGCAAAGGTACAAGCTGAGCTTGGAGGGGCCAAAATTTCTGAAAGAGGCGGTGGTCCATGGCTCTCTTAGTTGGGTGGATGACCGTGGTAAATATGTAGTGAGAAGTCCAGTAGCGGCGACAAACCTCGTGCCGGAATCTCTTTTAAAGGCATAG